The genomic region TATTCATCTCACAGTTCTGGATGTCTGCAGTTTCCACCACAATGCCCATCCCGTCTGGAGCTTTCATGCCTGTCTTTGTATTGGGTAGGTCAATGgtattattcatttattggAGACTGCCATTTATGATAcattctgatttatttaaagATCACTTTAACATACAGTAGGGTCTAAAAAAGAACATATTTTACATTAGAAAAATACGAAATACAATCATTTTTCATCTGAATACAAACATACATTCATCTGAGATACTAGTAGTCTCAGACTTTTGGGTCACACTGTAAATACTGTATTTCGATGAACATTACACTTATAGAAATTAGCCTACCTCATTTTGATTATCTGATTTTATTTTGTCAATAGTACATTAGGCTCAAATATTCTACGATGTTCCTCTTACAGGTGCCGCATTTGGTCGTTTAGTGGGTGAGATCATGGCAACTCTCTTTCCTCACGGTATCCTGTTTGATGGAATACTATACCGCATCATCCCTGGAGGGTACGCTGTCATTGGTCAGTCATCCTTTCCTCGTCTTCCGATCCACCACAATTACCTAATGTTTGCTCATACTGTGTTAATGATGTCAGTCCTGTTCCTGTCCCTCCTTCTCTAAGTCTCTGATCTTCCACTGCATGTGACCATACTCTCTCCATTCATTATGTCACTCCTGCCATGACCCTGTCTTTTAGCACTCCATCTTTCTGTCCTGTTACTCTATCGGTCTATTCTTTTCTCTTACCATGAAGGTGCGGCGGCGCTGACGGGAGCTGTCACTCACACCGTTTCAACAGCAGTGATCTGCTTCGAGCTGACCGGTCAGATCTCTCACATCCTTCCCATGATGGTCGCCGTCATACTGGCCAACATGGTAGCGCAAGGTCTGCAACCGTCACTGTACGACTCTATAATCCAGGTCAAGAAGCTGCCCTATCTCCCCGAACTGGGCTTCGGTCACATAAGGTGTGCAGACATTGCAAACGCCACCGTTGTGGCTCCACGCATGTGACAAACCAGCTTGGCTCACACCGTAGCCAGGTTCCCTCATCCTCTCGTGCTGACAGCACCTCAAAGTCCTTGTGATTCATTAGCAGCGGGAGCTATTAGTAAATACACTTGTCAACAAGGGGCGGCAACATGAAGCCTTGGCACCCTTCCAGCTTACACTGAGCTGCTGTACACTCATTAGATTTGGGCTATTCATACCTCTTTATCTAGGACGCACTCTGCGTCTTAATCTACCTTTTTGTGGTCTAGGGCAGTCGTTCTGCTTCAGGACTTCAAGTAGTGACCCAACACAGTGCAAAAACTGTTTATAGTACAaagaaaagcaaacaaaaatgtctttaaaatcaAACGCTGAAGACTATTAACACTTATATTAAGTGCATAGGCAAAgtgctcatttattaatatgatatgaATGGcatgaaattattttcattttttatcttTTCTGGGTTTGTCTATGTGTATATTAATGATGCACCAATACTAAATTTCTCTGCCAATACCGATATAGcgattttatattatatatatatatatatatatatatatatatatatatatatatatatatatatataggcctatattaaaaaaataatacactcaaataaaaactgaaatgtttgtataaaaCTTAGTTGCACATAAGGTAGTTTTCATAAGCACTTGTCTTCATGGcaaatttattcaaacatgtaaTTAACTGTAAATAAGCTCCTCTCTAGGTTTTTATAGCTAACTAAGGAACAGTGAACACTGGAAAAcattcctgaggtaaatgtgacgttatgtGTCATATTGTTCACAAGCTgttatattgacatctttccgcggttgaaacacAGATTAAGTGATTACATGAGAAATGGTACATTCCGGTAAGTTTTACTGTATCTTCCAAcataccttttgatgttcatgcatgtttttcgAGATAAACCTTGTATTAATGTGAAAGAAAAGACTCGCGGTCATCCGCGCTGCCACTTGAATTGAGGCCGgtaaagcgatctgtcacgtcATATTTAAGAGCATCAAAACggcatttattgtttaaatttcatgataaaatgaACAGAATTTGAAAACTGgtactttgtttcttatcagaAGTAACAAAGCACCAAGCTCTTTGCGactattggatgggaggcgcaacaaataatgtttgatgtagcaaaaaaaaaaaaaaaaaaaccctggccagggttgccaggttttcacaacaaaacccatagcctaaaactagcccaatcacaTTTCATAGGGGTCCCCCGGTAAAAATCACATTACAGCGGGTAGGGTTTCCCGGTAAAATTTGTATTCCAGTggctaaatatcatgtaatTTGGGGTCGCTTTAACCCGCGAAAAACAACCCACGGCAACAGTGATAAAGTACTCAAATTCCACCAGAAAACCTGGCAACACtgaacctggcaaccctggcttTAACTACAGGTGATTCATAGGGTCAAATAGAACCTATTTAAACACTAtttaagtcgttttttttttttttttttaaatgttactgcgTTATTGTTGTGTTTACTAAATTCaacaaatgagatattttcttCACACTCAGTATGAGTTGTAGTCTGAAGACATTTTTCCGCacccttttgattgacaggatatcaGCCCTGATcattggttgtttttaaccaatcGTCTGATAGtgataataatacttttaatcGGCTGATACCGATTGTTGGCCGATACATCAGTAgctcctcactgcagaacacgagATCCAGGAGACAGATCCAAGGGGTGGAGATGAGTAaatttagggatatgtaaagtgggaggaattggatccagatccagggggtggagatgggtaggtttagggatcaggAGGTGGAGACAGGTAGGTTGAATAAactgggaggagttggatctggaTCTAACCTCACCCTCTGGatcttgtgttctgcagtgaggaccatctcGAACAAACTCTGGGCCTAATATTGtattagtaatattttaattaaaacttaTTGCATcaatttattttgctatcctaaCTATGCAGTTTTGTATGGCTAATTGCATTTTATTGTTTGGATTAAGTATTATTTGGGTTAAGCATAGTTTTTCTTGTTGTCAGGACAGAACTGTGTTCCAACAGAGGACCGCTTATCTAGAATAATCAAACTTGTTAAACCATGTCACCCTGTGGTCTTACCGTTCTGTTTTCCTGCAGCCAGTATAATATCTTTGTGGAGGACATCATGGTGAGGAAAGTGAAGTTTTTATGTTCCCACTCTACATACAGAGAAGTACTGCATTTGTTGGACTCGACTTCTCTAAAAACCTTCCCGCTGGTTGATTCAAAAGGTAATGTCTCACTGGATGTCTAGACAATTTCCTGAGTATATCTGAACCTCTCATTATGACATTTTTCGAGCTGCATGTAGGTGagctatgtatttttattttgttccacCCAAAGAGCTGAAACTCTGTTCAGAAACTTAGCAAGCTATCAAGCTCAtgttgttagcttagcaacatgaaGTTTCTGCTTTGTAGAATTTCAAATCAGTCACATCCTCTAAAAAAGCCTATCTCAACAGtataggttttggaacagagccctGGTGTTTGCAATCATTTTAATGCTCATATGTAACTGGATTCTGAACTCACTTCACCTTCAACAGAATCTATGATTCTATTGGGTAGCATTGAGAGGTCTGAGCTTCTCGCCCTCTGTGATTGGTGGCTGTCAGCAGAGAGGCGGATCCTAATGCAAGGACAAAGCTTGCAAGGTCAGGTGCCTTCTGCCAGAATCAGCTGGGAATCCTTTGCCTTTGTTGATGAGGAAGAAGAGGAGAATGAAGATGATAAGGTATCTGCAAAGAGAGGATTCTACTtatctacctacctacctatcCATCAATCCATCGCTGTCTTATCactctgtccatccatctatccaacCATCAATCCATCTCTGTCTATCactctgtccatccatctatccaacCATCAATCCATCTCTGTCTATCactctgtccatccatctatccatccatccatctctgtCTATTgctctgtccatccatccatccattcataatgaaaatataagaagaattaagattttttttcctgaaattttttatgccttttttaaaatgacaatttGTACTTATTTGTGTGAATGTTTAGACATTACCAGTTCAAGAGGAAAAAAATGGCCCTGTGCCTCCACCCAAACCTTCTGAACCATCCACCAATCACACGTCTCCCGGTGAGAATCTCTCCAGCGTACATAACCAACCCATCCTctttaaaacttaaataaacCTCAGACAAGCACTTCTATTGAACAAGCATCTTGAGACGATATAAGTGATACTCATCCTCTAATCCGTCTTCCATCTTTTTCGTTTTTTCCTTCTCTCTCCTCCTCTTCTTGCCTAGATAAGGGTCCTTCCCAGTCTTTCGGGAGAATTTTACGTAACTTCTTTTCATCCTCTTCAGAAAGACACACAGAAGGTCAGCCACAGGTACATTGTTTGTGTTTATAGGTCCCTTATGAAAACCTGTACGTGTGTGTTCCATCAAGTGAATTTGAGTGCTCTAAATGAATTATTGCCAGCATGTATGAAATTTTAATGAAAGGTCGATAAAATGAGAAGAGCAGATATATTGCAAATGGTCTGCATTAATATTCATCAGTGTTTTTCAAGGACATGTGCGGTTAAAGGGAAGTGAACGGTCTTCCATTGAATGTGCCAATATGCAAATGCTCattctaaaatattaatgagCTCAAATACTTGGAACAAATGCACCGTGTCATGTATTATTGAATTATCTTGCCATTTTTTTCACCCTAGGAGCCTTATCCTCCACCTTTAACCGACACAATGACACCAGAACAGGTATtacaatataatacaataaaaatcaaCTTCCAATTAGACATTTAAGCATGAATGGAAATTGTATTAATTTAGGATCTGCATAATGTTGGATGTAGATGCAGATGAGTTGCTAAAGTAAAACAAGGCATAGTGGAGTTAAAAACTGGTTGTGACTGGTTCACATAGATCAAAGCCTGGGAGGAAACAGAGGTGGATAAACCTCTGGATATCGATCAGATCAGAATAGATCCCTCCCCGTTCCAGCTGGTGGAGAGAACGTCACTACATAAGGTGAGACATACCAAATcaagttaattttaattatataacacTTTATACAAcagagattgtgtcaaagcagcttcacagtcataaacaggaaaataacaaataaagttaatgttgcaaaattcatcagttatgaaacaaattcaatttCAGCTATAAAGCAGCCATACAGAAGGCAATAGTTTCATTATTCAcctcaagtcagttcagtgtttcagattttcagttcaataactATTTCAATGTTGCACAGTTcatcaattgacccttcgccaggagttttATTGACAGGTGATTTAATCAATCGCCGAATCCGCCATtatgtctgacaaagcagtcaggggagttagtTGATTAACGTCGGTGGACttcaactttaaaggtgccctagaactttgttttacaagatgtaatataagtctaaggtgtcccctgaatgtgtctgtgaagtttcagctcaaaataccccatagatttttttaaattcatttttttaactgcctattttggggcataaatagaaatgagccgattcagggtgtgtggccctttaaatctggtgctccacgccccaagagctcgcgcttgccttaaacaacataaaaaaaagttcaaaataaaaaaagttcagctaatataaccctcaaaatggatctttacaaagtgtacgtcatgcagcatgtctattcgcgtaagtacagtgtttattttgatgtttacattgattctgaatgagtttgaggctgtgctccgtggctaacggctaatgctacactgttgaagagatttataaagaatgaagttgtgtttatgaattatacagactgcaagtgtttaaaaatgaaaatagcgacggctctcatctccgtgaatacagtaagaaacgatggtaactttaaccacatttaacagtacattagcaacatgctaatgaaacatttcgaaagacaatttacaaatatcactaaaagtatcatgatatcatgggtcatgtcagttattattgctccatctgccattttttgctattgttcttgcttgcttacctagtctgatgattcagctgtgcacagatctagacgttctgcccttgtgtaatgcctctatcatgggctggcatatgcaaatattgggggcgtgcaccccgactgttacataacagtcagtgttatgttgagatttgcctgttcttctgaggtcttttaaacaaatgagatttatataagaaggaggaagcaatggagtttgagactcactgtatgtcatttccatgtactgaactcttgttatttaactatgccgaggtaaattcaattttggaatctagggcacctttaaaaatgctgtgtactgacatctttccgcagttgaaacaacattccttctgatgttcatttttgtttatttgatgttataaactaactagtaggaagagatgatagGTTCATGAGCTGCTTGCACTGAAGAGCTATAAcgttgtcaaaacaatcccaTTCAAAATGGATTGTGAAAATGAATAATAACGTTGTGTTATGCATGcgaggccagtagttggcgatgtcactttgtaaagaaacactatgcacCTGTAGACAACACGTAACACACATGCGCATGActtcactgttttcacaaattctcgtttttgttgtttacatggaGAAAACTTGCAATTTCAGGCTTCCAAAAcactgttgttgtgtaaataaatgaccaaaacacataaaaattgATGTGTAAAATTTTACGTTTTAATAATTCAGCAACGCATTCACATTAATGgccacatgacattttattttgattctattttattattattattttaaaattaggtatttatattattttttacatttttattacagcTTTTCATCAACTCACAAACCTCACTTTGAGAAACCCTAgctttatatacacacacacacatatatatatatatatatatatatatatatatatatatatatatatatatatatatatatatatatattgtccaGATTATCAAGATGATTCAGGATTAAGGTCAATAAAAACTTCACCTTTTTTTCACCAGACTCATACCCTGTTCTCTTTACTGGGCCTCAGTCATGCCTATGTAACCAACACTGGAAAACTGGTGGGAGTTGTGGCACTGAAAGAGGTAGTAACTTATCAATCTGTTGTCATTGctagatatttttcttttttcgtaACTGTTTAACccttattttttcttcttcatcaGCTCCAAAAAGCCATCGAGGGCTCAACACGCAGTGGCGTGCGCTTGCGCCCCCCTTTGGCCAGTTTTCGTGACACCATTCGCAAAGCTGCGAAGCCTCCTCAGGCCTCTTCCCCACCATCTTCGCCTGGCTCCACCACAGCACCTTCCTCGCCTCTGTCCGCACCCGTGGTCCCTCAAGTCCATTCCCCCAGCCTGGCGGTCCCAGAGAAGGAAGGGAAGGAGGAGATGGAGGTATGGATTGAGGGAGTGAAACGGGAGGTGATTGTGGGGAACAGCAGTAGCACAACGACAGTAAGCAGCAGCAGGAGCAGGAGCAGTAGCAGCAGTAGTGGTACAGGAAGTAGTCACAGTGAGGCAGGAAGTGCTGATAGTAGCCCAAGCCTGCCGCCCTCCTCCTCTCCTCCCCCCATCCCTCTCTCCACCCTGCAGCCCGTCCCCGAAAACAAAGAGGGTGAAGAAAATGAGGACGAGGAGCCCCTTTAGGACAAGTAAAGTTTCTTTTTCGTTTATTTGAGGTGTGATCAGTGTACTTTTgttcacttttatttttatataacaatttcatgttttttttaattgctcaTTTACAAGGTTTCCTCTCTCTTTCATTTCCTCTTCTCCTTTCTCTTCTTTATTCTCTTTTTGTAAATCatagaagaaaaataaaagaaaaagagttctcctcttatttttcatatttttcctcTAAAAAATTCTACACATTTTCTTCtcctctttttcttctttttccacTTGATCTTTCtgttcttctgctgaacatttCTGTACTTTTTATGcctttttcttcctcttttTTTCTACTTACACCTCCCCTGTTTATTTCTATTTCATCTAAGCATTtctgtaaataaatgttttctcttCCACTTGCTCTTCCTCTTTTTTGTCCCTCTTCtaaaaaaattctgtaaataaaattaaactcccctaaatcattttctttaaaaatggcGAGCGGCAAGAATTGCTTAGATTTCCAAATATTTGCAGTACTCTAATTCTCTGCCACAAGGAAAACTGCATACGTCTGCTTAGACTCTGATGTGGCGCTAAACACTTTTCCATGTCAAAgtccatttttataaatatgaacgTTGACGTGGAATTTAGCGTATGCACACTGTAAGTTCAAAtctataaatgaggcccctggaCATTTTCATATGCACCCTTTATTAAAGGTTGCAAACTCTTTTTATGTTGTCAAATGTGCAAAACTGACAGCAAATTCGAGACGTTTCCAACAAGGAAAATTTTCACTGCATTATACTTTTGTAgttgtcaaaaatatctgaaacaAAATGTGGCCAGCAGGTGGCACATTGTGAACCTTTTCAAAATCTGAACCTTCTTTTCACCTGAAACATAGTCTCCTTGTGCCCTTTTCTAGTTCAAAATTTTTAAGTGATTAAAATTCAGGGTGTGCACACTATCCTCTCTTAATGAAACCATTTGTATCCTGTTGTCATCTATCAATATTTTCTCTCAAAACTCTCTCTCAGGTGTCTCTTATGTCTTTAAACCAAGGACTGTTTATGAACAATCTATGTTGGTTCATGTGATctactgtttttgtttaaatgtttcatttaatttaatgtgaTTTTGTGTCTGTTCAGTCAGTGAGCAATTACTTTATTTGCTtcgatttgtttgtttttgtcatatttattaatttatttattcttctCTTTCCCTCTTGGCGTGATGAGATATCAACAGAAAATGTATGATAAAGTAATTTCGAAAGGTTaatgatgttgtttttgtctcATTGTTTTTCAAATTTTTAGTTTACGTTAGGAGGGAGGACATTTATATATCTAAAACCATTCAATCTTGGTGTCTTCCAGGAATTTATAACAATTCAATAAACTGACAAATCTGAAAAACTTTTATGGCACATGCTTTTTTAGATTACTGTCAGCGATGTGGAATAATAAATGTTCCCCCATCCCTCCAATGTTCGGAAGATGGATGATTCCTTCATAAACGGTTTCATCACACACACCTGGCTTCTATATCCTTGTAAAAGAAGCCATTTACCACTCTTTAGGTGGCTACGTTTTTCTTTTGGACTTTGtggttttaatttagtttttttgcacCTGCTCCACATTACATTCCATGAACGCAGTTTACAATCGTGACTTTACTGACGGTTACATTAACACCCATTTGTCTTACTTTCTATTTTGTTAATAAAcctaaaaattaataaaagtttatGCCTTAATTTTGGCAAACTTGTGTGTCCCTTTCTTTGTTGCGGCCTTTTGAGCCACGGGCCGTAACAaaatgggggctcgtccgggacaAACAAGACATCGGGTTGTCACAGTGAGAGAGTATCCTAATATATTTCTATACTATTTCTCTTCATGGTCTTTTATCAATCTGTAAAACCGTTAACAAATGAGACAGTGCTTCACAATAAGGATTTTATTTACAGCACATTAAAATGCACATGATTTGAATGAGGTTACATGATGACACCGAATGGAGTTGAAGAAACTGCAAGATCACTACCTACctagctttattttttattcccgAAACCGCATTTATTTCTTTGCCATTTTGCACTAAGTGCATCATATTTCACAGAGTATGACAGAATTATGACCTTATGACATCATTGCTGTCAGCTATTAATGTTGCCATCCTTTGGACATTTCACAAAGAGCTCTTACATCAAAGATGCTAAGAGTGTATTTTCCAAAGAATGTAATTTTATTCAAGAGATTATTCACTTCAAGCTGTCTCATTTTATCTGGTTTCGAATGTCAATCCAAATACATCCTGTAGATCTGTGAAAATGACTCTCCTTTAGCAGATACTAGTCCTACGATGTTTGAAATATCACAAAGAATGACAACTCGCAGGCCTCAttagtatagaaaaataaatgttgCCTCAGCATTGCATAACGGCATTAATCAAAACTCTCAAAATCATCAAAGAATAAAAGTCATTGTGAAACCAAACGGCTTCTAAATCTAAGTTAGTTTTAATGTTGCCACAtcgaaaacacttttttttcctctcttttgGAACGTATATAAGTATCGACAAAGAATTAAAATGTGCACACTAGTAGTCGAGGGCACTTTTTTCTGCAGCGGGTATTTAAATAACagcttaaatattaaataattagtgGAAAGCCTACAAGCACAAACCAGAAAAGCACCTTCTTTTTACTTCTTTCCACAGTCATATGGTCTGTTGTGACAAAAACATGCTGTGACCAAACATGTCAATTAGCCCATTACCACAAGATTTTACTGAGGTAATGAGTTTATCTCTTTGCATTATGTCAGCTACAGAATTTGAAAGCGACAAATTAACATGGAAAATACGCATGAAGCAAATGGCTCCTACATATTAGTTCATCAAAAATGGAAATGGATGGATCCATGAGTGGTCTTCAGGATTCCCAATTTGGTTTCCTGTAGTCTCAGACTCAATGGATTAAAAGTATCCAAAGTTTTCTCCTCTTTTTGCATGAGAAGATTGATGGAACTTCCCAGAATGACGATGATGACTCTTCAGTTTTCCTTTTGATGTTCAGTGCAAATCAATATTGAGCAGCTCAGCCAGGCAGATAAACAGATAAACACATACATTGatgaaaaaatattaagtagaacaaaaaaaaacaaaaaaaactttaggaCAGAACCGGGCTGTCGCTAAAGAAGATGGGCAATACATTCGTTTATGTCCATAGTAGTGCATAAGTCTTAGTAACAATACAGTTAGGATGTTGAAAAGGGCAGCACTGTTTCCATTTGGGCAGTATTGTGCTTGGTTATATTAAGAGCAAAAATATGTTTTCCAGGATGTGTAAATGTGTgcacatcagtgtgtgtgtgtgtgtgtgtgtgtgtgtgtgtgtgtgtgtgtgtgtgtgtgtgttggaggTACATGGGGACACTTCACGCAAACAGCAAattcataacattttttttttttttttcagaatataCCTTTAAAGACATACATTCATACATTCGTACtaacatacatacagtacatacatgttatatatacatacaaatacatattgtttcattggcttttagttttattacaaaaatcaatatatatattattactatGTTGATACTGTTAATTCAGTCAATTAAATACTCAAAAAACGCATGCACTTTCTTTTGGTTGTATTGATTTCTCAGTATTGCACTCTTTATTTTCATACGCAAGTGGCCTTGGACTTGCACTCCCGCATAAAACAGCAGCAGCGCATATAATGTATCATCCTGGCTTTGACGCTCTCCAGCGTTTGGTCTCTATATGCGCCCGGCGCTCCAAGGGAGCATTCTTTTAGCGTTTAATAACGAATAAATCTGTTCCTGATGTTACAGTTTGTACGAGTACACATCTGGGGTAAAAGGGCATATACAATAGC from Chanodichthys erythropterus isolate Z2021 chromosome 15, ASM2448905v1, whole genome shotgun sequence harbors:
- the clcn1a gene encoding chloride channel protein 1a — protein: MERQRKKHGYHHHGHHYHGHHHHGHHHHSHHGRSHSRSRRHSHHHLEIGSIHDRQEEEQGHTSSFKKRRSYSKCRDCVARVQKFLISKLGEDWIFLVLLGITMALVSWSMDYASAKSLQAYKWFYGELRGNIPLQYLVWVFYPMVLILFASLFCHLVAPQAIGSGIPELKTILRGVVLKEYLTLKAFIAKVVGLTAGLGSGMPVGKEGPFVHIASICAAVLSKFMSFFSGVYQSPYCYTDILTVGCAVGVGCCFGTPLGGVLFSIEVTSTYFAVRNYWRGYFAATFSAFIFRVLSVFNKDAVTITALFRTNFRMDFPFDLQELPAFAIIGISCGFLGAFFVYLNRQVVLFMRRPNIFTRFLTKHRLIFPAVVTLVVTTLTFPPGFGQFMAGELMPRECINSLFDNFTWTKIWGSPLPPGLGRSAVWFHPDVSIFVILILFFIMKFWMSAVSTTMPIPSGAFMPVFVLGAAFGRLVGEIMATLFPHGILFDGILYRIIPGGYAVIGAAALTGAVTHTVSTAVICFELTGQISHILPMMVAVILANMVAQGLQPSLYDSIIQVKKLPYLPELGFGHISQYNIFVEDIMVRKVKFLCSHSTYREVLHLLDSTSLKTFPLVDSKESMILLGSIERSELLALCDWWLSAERRILMQGQSLQGQVPSARISWESFAFVDEEEEENEDDKTLPVQEEKNGPVPPPKPSEPSTNHTSPDKGPSQSFGRILRNFFSSSSERHTEGQPQEPYPPPLTDTMTPEQIKAWEETEVDKPLDIDQIRIDPSPFQLVERTSLHKTHTLFSLLGLSHAYVTNTGKLVGVVALKELQKAIEGSTRSGVRLRPPLASFRDTIRKAAKPPQASSPPSSPGSTTAPSSPLSAPVVPQVHSPSLAVPEKEGKEEMEVWIEGVKREVIVGNSSSTTTVSSSRSRSSSSSSGTGSSHSEAGSADSSPSLPPSSSPPPIPLSTLQPVPENKEGEENEDEEPL